The Gossypium raimondii isolate GPD5lz chromosome 2, ASM2569854v1, whole genome shotgun sequence genome segment agttttttaaaaatagttttagtgttttatttaatttaattgaatgaacTAGTCAAATTGGCTAACTGGTGGCCAGACTGTTTTGACTATTGAATCGGTTTTGAGAATCTCAGTCAAAATATTTCATTCTAACATATGTTAAAAGTTGGATAACAAAATTTTggttagataaaaatattaaaataaaaataaaaaagccgGTTCAATTGTTCGGTTCCCAGGTCAACTGATCTAATAACTTTCTCTGAATCGatgctgtaatacccaatttttcTGCCCGGGCccatacaaaataaaaacacaacagACCCAATTACTCATCTACAGACTAAACCCAAAAATTCAGCCCAATTACATTAACCCTAGCCCAGTCCAGAAACCCTAGCCCTTTCTGCTATGAGCCTCTGGGCAAGTCGTCCCATTGTACTTCTTGAATTccggcatcttaaacttatgagggagTACCAAATCAGGAACTAAGCTCAGCTCTTTAGCGTCAATCCCACGACAGCTTTCAGTGACTTCCATCGCCCTGAATTTCTCCTCGAGCCATTTGCACCTTTCCTCTAGCAGCTTTGGTAACTCCTCCTTTATtcggtgggccgatcacaccttaataaaggatcggtggcgactccagtttttatttttaagttgaaactaaaatttttgttttcaaaaaacggtttcgacagatACCTTTGTCAATTTCAATCTAACCGGTCTGATTGATTGGTATGATCCGGTTTAAGttcttatgattttttaataattttcataagtttatatcaattttaatattttaaataattttttataagtttttaagaattttaatacgtttttataaaattttaaataatttaaatatgtttaattaattttataatttattaaaaattttaaatatcatttgtaatatttataagttttagtctgttctataatttttataaaattatattaattttaatatttttatattttaaactataatatttaattggatgcgaatttaataattgattatttaaagATTCTGTTGAGGGCTTGTTTAAGGTATAAGGCAAAAACACACACGATAGCTCGGCTCAAATAACAGTTTAGCCGAGTCATCCCCAAacgcaaaataaaaaatataaacaaaaccGGGTATAGCCggtagaaaaaagaaaaagaaaggagtgACCGTACGGCACATGGCAGGTCGTTTCCATGGCAGTTGGTAAGCATTTAGTGTGCTTTTCCCACCATCCCCCTTTCCCTTTCTCTCTCTCATAAATTCTTTTctatacttttctttttctctctctccctttttttccttctattttctcacttaattttcccattttcttttttctttttttttctttcttctattaaatttttctcttaaaagcTGTGCATTTcccagttttttttttctgctcAGTTCATAGccgtttttcttttctatctctTCTTATCCATTTGTTTTAAGTCACCATTCAGTATTCACTACAGATCCGTTACGAACCCAAAATCCATCTCGTActctgttttttctttcttcgtTCAATCGTTTCGCATTTTTCTCGTGCTCTTGCAGGTACATCAGATTTTTTGGGTTTAACTTTTGTTCTCTTTTATTCAATGCAAGATTCTCTTataatacccaaaaaaaaaacttgttaaTTCCCACTtgggtttttgatttttttttttatatatattgaatttgagCAGAACTTGAAAGTGAGAAACATTGCTCTGTTTTAATACAGTTTCCTGGAAAAAAAACTGCAGCAAATAGAATTTTACCTCTACTTTTTGgctctttttctctctctgtTTTTAGATTTAATGGGTTTTTGAAGTGTATACCCAAGTTTAATTTCTTGTTTCTAAATGCTTACCTCATAAGGTTAAATGGGCTTTCTTCATCACTaaaacctttgttttatagttggGATTCCTTATCTTTCTTTATATGGTAAAAATTCTCTCAGCaaccaaacatatttttttttctttgtaagtTATTGATGTGTACAATTCAGCTTTACAAAaatctttttccttttgtttttttcacgGGTTGATGTTGATGATTAGCAGAAATATGACAATTCTGATTGTGTTTCAATTTCTTAATACATACAAAACGGGTTTCAAATATAACTCAAAATCTTGCTTGTTTTTCAGGTGGTATCATCAACAAGCTTTATCAAGAAGAAACTAAATTATGAGATAGCATCCCcttctttgctttttctttttttgagggGGGGAGGGAGAGGGTTTCATTAATTGATATCAATCCAAGTCCCGTGAATCAGTGAATTGGTTTTCTCTAAACCCAAAACTCACATTCAAAATCTgggtttctctttttttccagaaattttaaattaaatgcgAAGATAATTGCGGAGTTTTTGAGGATCTGGGTATTTTTGAGAATCGACTAacagaagggaaaaaaaaaagaatgttgGAGCAGGAATTGTGTTCATCTCGGGTACTGTCACCGTTCAGGGAAGAAAGCGGCGACGAAGAGCTATCGGTTTTACCGAGACACACCAAAGTTATTGTCACTGGAAACAATAGAACAAAGTCAGTATTGGTTGGTTTACAAGGCGTAGTCAAGAAAGCTGTGGGCCTTGGTGGTTGGCATTGGCTGGTATTTTCCGCTCTTTACCTTCATTATTATTGGCTGCTTCtttttttaatgcaaattcACCTTAATCAATATGATTTTTTCAAGTCTTAGGTTGTTactaattttgggttttaaaaaaaaaagaaccttTGATTTGGAGTAACTATGGTCTATGGTTTCTAAGTCTTACCAACGTGGTCCTTAATTGGTGTGGATTATTCTTTGGAGTAACTATGGTCTATGCTTTTTCCATAGGGCATTGTAATTGTTTTACATATCCATATCAGATATGGATACGGCTAGATTCtcgttttatatatatatatatatatatatatatattcggaaCATCTCTACTTAtctctcaatttcaaaaaaattagaacAACTTAATTTTCGTCTATTTGGAGAGTGAGTAACTAATGGaaagttttaatgttttcatcAATTGTATATGGATTTAATTGgtacaataataaatttagtgcTTAAAGTGTACACATTTGTCAATTTGGTCATggtttaacaaatttagcctgcAAGAGGCTGAATTCAAGACTAGTTTGACAAAATGCGTAAATAtcaaggactaaatttgttattatatcgaTCAAAATTATGagcaaaagaaattattttatggacttTTCTCACCGCATTATCCTTGGTCCCTTTCTGATTATTTAACAACATTTCAGCAATCTTTTTCATGTTATTGACActtaattttggtaattttttaacaCTGAACCCTAAATCCAAACTTGAATGTTGAATCCCAAACTCAAATTCTAAATCTTGAACCCCTATTCAGGATTCAAGGTTCGTGATTTGGGATTTAAAATTCAGggtaaaaaattatcaaaattatgtatcaatgacatgaaaaaaattgatgaaatgttattaaataattgaaagtaGATCATGGATGATGCGGTGGGAAtggtccataaaataatttttcgtACAAGTGATAGAAGAATTATATTTGGTTGCTGTCTGCATCAATTTTTAAGGAAGTTGAGCATATCCGTGTTAGTGAACATAAAGCTTTTAACTTTTGGTTAGCCTTTTATCGGTTTTTTAATTGGGGAAGACGGACCAGACATCATCTTAGTTTATGATGTTGTGTCCTTAATGAAACTGGTTATGAtaagatttgtttttttaatttggatataCCTTTGCGgctaaaccctttttttttatagCTAGTGAGCACTTACTTTGTTGACTTTTTTTTGTGGAAGAATCATATTATGTGACGCACTAGTGCTTGCCATTTTCAAGGTTTTGAAGAATGGCGTTGAAGTCAAGTTGCAAAGAAACGCATTGAGCGTGTTGGAACATCCTACCGGCAACGAAGTAGACGATGATCATGATTTGGATAACTCGAGCAGTGGCTCCGACATTGGTGAGAAAGACCATGATTTCCGTAAGTCAAAACAGTTTTAACTAAAAATCATCGATGTCGGTTTTAACATAATGGATCATCCCCTTTTCGTCTCTTTGATCAGCTAGTAGCATCGAGTTCCAGAGGCCAGCGAAACCCAGAGTTCGACATACGAAACCTTGGGTTCCATCTGCATCCATGAAATCAACGAATCGTAACGGTTACAGAGATGTCCGATCCATTATTCATGCGCCACAATCGGTTAGTGTCCACCCAACTTTAACCATTGCACATACCCTTAATTTCATCGAACACTTTCTGACTGTATTGTGTTTGTCTTCCGATATCTGAAGGTAAATTTGGCAAGACTCGATACCAACTCGTTACGAAGATATTGCAAACACTTCAAACTCGTACGTCCTTCGAACCGTTTACCTcggtgaatttttttttcaaggatGTAAATGAAAAGTATGGTTAGAGTTCTTTTGTTTGGAATTTTTGTAGGGTGGCATCAATGCTTATTCACCAAGGGAACAACTGCTTAATACTGTGCAGCAGCATTTTATGTCACAGGTCCAACATCCATCCATccacacatacatatacatgAATGCATGGTTACCATGGTTATGCTACTCTGCTTGAACCTAACATccgttttatttatatacagcTGCCGTTGAACGAGGTACACGTGATATCGGAATTCATCACAGCGGCTAAGAGACTGAAAACGGTAGACGGTGACACCAAGGGTGAGCAACTTTGAGTGTTGTCAAACATTGTATAATTTACATACATATCTTTAACTCTAACCTTAGATTAGaatctaatttgaaaaaaaaaagactaattgGGAAGAGTTGTCGCTCAACCGACCAACCGGATTCTAACCTTTGTAATATAGAGGGTCTATGCCCTTTTGTTAATTTTCTTCTAGTATATCTACTATTTCCAACAATGCAATTTACCCCTTACCCCTTTCATGGACTTCACTGAAACTTACTACTAGCGACTGAAATCTCCgaacaaaatttgagatttaatctctgtatttaaaagttaaaatattttttaaggtaaattataaaagtagtcatttttatttgttgtagattatattttagttatttatgtttgaaatgttatttttagtCAGTTTATCGTTAAGTTCTTACGTGGtagtttaattgagttttaactaTCAATTTGGATGTTTAATTGAGATGAGAATcgtttttcagttaaaatgaaaaaacctaaaagaaaaaggagtaATAGTTTTTTCAGTTCaagttgtaattaatttaaaattttaattaattaaatttacttaattaaaaattattcttGTTTAAGTTAGATattcaagttggcatttaaaatttatcattagggaggtaataaaatttaatggtagaataattatttcataacagaacgataacgtaagtgattaaaacgtaatattttaaatataagtgattaaaatgtaatttaagttaaataaaagtgattatttttaaaattttttaaaggcaatCTTCATATAATTGAcagaagaaataaatttaatttttaatttgggattaaaatctcaaattagaaaaaaaaaattgcatattgaaaaCCTTTTTAATTATAGTTTGACTAGCGGAAAGTAAAGCCAGCCCACAATTATAAGGAAAATGATGATAGGGGGAAGCCGTGCAGGCTGGCATTTGGTGGCATGGAGAATTGTGCAACAGTAGGTGATGGGGACATATGGATTTCCCATTTGCTTCTTAATTATTTGCCGCTGCTGAtggttaaaattgaaaatgggTGTTTTGACTTTTTTGCCCCTACTTATTTCATCATTGGCACGGGCATTCATGGCAGACGGCATTGTCGCTTAGCCATTAGTGGAGTGGGCTATAATACAACTTTCCAGATATTTCAGACTAGCAATGGACCCATACCCTCAATCAAATCAACAATActattttctttacaaaaataaatattgaaatggaaaaagatttaataattatgtaataaataaaaatatttttttataaaatattaatttaaattcatcatgaaaaataatttttattaaaataatattttaagaaaattaaaattaaaattttaattaatataattaacgatgttaatattgttaacatcaatattttaattaaatttaaagttatcaTGATGTATGTACAAGGAAAGAGCAAGGCAACCACCcaaaaaaatatagttaaatttttgaattttttaaaattatattttgaaaaaataaattaaaattttaaaaggtaaaaaaattgttttgtttttaagtttgttatacCTTTACTTGGTTGGAACACGTGGTGACACGAGAAATGACTTGAGAACACCCATAAATGATATTCCACATTGCACTACCTAGGCCACGCACTAATAGCAGTCCTCCACTAGGCCACCTGTTATTAGTGGGTGTATTCTTATACCTAAGAGAACATAACACTAACGGGAAGCATAACAACTCCGTACAACTTCAGCATATTAGAGTAGGCTTCCATTTGATAATAATCAGCACATGACAaatttgtcacttgatcgagcCACCACCCATGCTATCCCATACGTAACACTATCAAGCATGGAGACCTTCCCCTATATACACCTAACGGCATAATGAAGAAATGATTTTTTCCCAACCTTCAACTATCTTAAATGTCACAATCTCCTCTCCTCCATTATTTCCTTACTTCGGGTCCCCCTTGCTCAGGAGAACTAACCTCTTTATCTCCACCATCATCTTTTCTTGTCTCTTCCTATGTTGTATCATGATATCAGCAATTGATGCGGTAAGCATGTACTGAACCATGGCTCCTTCTTCAACTAATACCCCTGCTAACCTAACAAACCTTAAAACAAAGCTTCCttcaaaccaaacataaacCCAACTACCTGTTTCAACTCAATCACTTGCATCACTCTCTCAGCCACTAGCCATCAATCTTAACCAAACAACACTATGTTACTCTTAGTCTCCACCTGGTGTTTCTTCCTCTCTGCTCAGATATGCTTACCCCATACTACCACTATCCTCCCCCAAGCTGGTGGTTTACCGCATCTCCCCAGGTCGGTGCTGCCACCACTCTTATTGATTAAGTCTCTCAGCACCAAAACCTGGCTCTTAGCAGCAAGTCACGAAGACGCAGAAGAAGACATGCCGCCTAGAAGCGCAACTCTCTAAGGAACAACACCAATTTCAGGAACAACAGAAACGCCAACGCCTACTAGACCTAAAAAATGCCCAGAATAAGCAGTTGATTGCGGAACTTAAGGCGAGTAGAAACCAGCTAGGGAAACCGAAAACCTCAAGAGGAGGACAGAACTCAGTTCACCCTCTGCAGGCAGCATGACCAAAAGTAACAGAATGATCCACTTGTTATAATAATCACCTAATTAGTTCCTAAGCCAGAGCCCTCCATGATAATTATACCTCATTGGAAAGAACAAATGCAAGTGCTAAAGATGAagtagtgttttttttttttttttttattagagcTAAAGATGAAGTAGTTGTAAGAATTCTGAGGGCCTAAAACTAATGAAGCTTGTTGGAGTTATTCCAATGAACCTTTTGTTGCAGAGGTATTAGCCTATAACCTCCTATCGTCCTTTAAAATTTCCCAAGGTCTCTTATGGTGGTTTAGGAGACCCAAAAGATCATTTGGCCCACTACAACAACCACATGAACATCCTCGGTGCATCCGGCGAAATCAAGTGTCGGGCCGTCTTTATGACGCTTACACATACCGCCCCAGCATGGTATCTACCCTGCCAAGAG includes the following:
- the LOC105789108 gene encoding uncharacterized protein LOC105789108 isoform X1, whose product is MLEQELCSSRVLSPFREESGDEELSVLPRHTKVIVTGNNRTKSVLVGLQGVVKKAVGLGGWHWLVLKNGVEVKLQRNALSVLEHPTGNEVDDDHDLDNSSSGSDIGEKDHDFPSSIEFQRPAKPRVRHTKPWVPSASMKSTNRNGYRDVRSIIHAPQSVNLARLDTNSLRRYCKHFKLGGINAYSPREQLLNTVQQHFMSQLPLNEVHVISEFITAAKRLKTVDGDTKGEQL
- the LOC105789108 gene encoding uncharacterized protein LOC105789108 isoform X2; translated protein: MLEQELCSSRVLSPFREESGDEELSVLPRHTKVIVTGNNRTKSVLVGLQGVVKKAVGLGGWHWLVLKNGVEVKLQRNALSVLEHPTGNEVDDDHDLDNSSSGSDIASSIEFQRPAKPRVRHTKPWVPSASMKSTNRNGYRDVRSIIHAPQSVNLARLDTNSLRRYCKHFKLGGINAYSPREQLLNTVQQHFMSQLPLNEVHVISEFITAAKRLKTVDGDTKGEQL